The Crassostrea angulata isolate pt1a10 unplaced genomic scaffold, ASM2561291v2 HiC_scaffold_124, whole genome shotgun sequence genomic sequence GATGTCATGCAATTGCCTTTTAGggttgttatttttattaaaaatagtcagTATATGTAAGTTCAAATTGTAAGACTCttatttatttaccaaaaaaacatACCCTCTTTCAGCCACAACCTCTCCTCATTGAGCAGTTCATGTTCACAATGTTCATGCTGATTTGAAACATGCTGGACAAGGGAGGACCATTTTTGCACCTTTAGTTCACTGTCCCCACCACAGGATGCAGCTACCCAGTAACAGTGGTTCACTGAGGACTTGATCCAGGGCCTAATGTTGCCGCAATCTCTCTTCTTTGATGCTGTCTCCAGTTTCTTAGAAATgcctaaataaaattattagtttCTTTAAATAACATTATGACACTCTCAGGGTACCTATTGCATATTcatttgtgtttaaaaactattcttttcattttactaCAATTCATAATATGCACATGAGCTATGTctgttaaaataattacttaatACTCGTATATGTTAAAACtccaaattaatgaatatcatcaaaatttacCTTTAGCCACATGATACACATCGAAGAAGTGGTTCTTGTCTTGGTGATCCTCTCGCATGTATTTCTTCATCATACCATGTCGATCAGTGACAAGATTTTCAATATGTAGACCTGCGTCTTCTAGGTGTTTCAGCCCTCTCTTTAACCCCTCCAACTCCATGTGTGTTGACCCTGGTACTTCATTACTCTATTAagtacaaaatcataaataaacgTGCACTAATTAATTTAAGatatataaacttaaatttaatacatttctaTGAtgcatatacaatgtaaatatattaagtgTATGTATCAGAGAAGACATATTCTAATTATGGTGTGAAATTCTATATCTATATAAGATGATCAAAATTATAGTCATTTTAATTACCTGCGCTAACTGAAAATCCAGAATTTTTCCACTGCTCAATTCCATCAACGTGTAGGAGCCAAATTTCGCTGAGAATCCAGGAGAATCACACCGTTCGTCTCCACCAAGGGTCAAAGATCTTCCCTGGTACTCCGCAAGAAGGGTCTGTTGATGGAAGTCCCATGTGAAAATGGAGGCAGGTACAACATAAGATGCCTGCAGTCTGCTGAATGTGGACATGGACATCATCTGCAGGTTCAGATGTCGAAAGAGTCTGAGGCTTTTTGAGGCATTCGCTCCACTAAACACAATAGCACCGGCAACCAACAAATTTGCCCATGGCATTCCATGATGGCATCTTTGGCTTTCCCAAGTACTGGAGTGTCCATTAGGGCACACAGAGGATGTTGAAATCATGGTTCCACAAACACCATTCACTACTGTGTGACATGTACTACCGCAAACTCTACAGTTTTGCAAAAGTTTGGCTAACTTTACCTCAGACACTAAAAACTGTCTCTCTTCTTCCGGTGTTATATCAGTGCTCAGCTGGAATTCTTCATCCTCTTCATCACTGCTATCACTCTCTGGATATTCACTATCTAGGTCAAAGTCAGGGTCCTCATCACTACCCTCAATGTCACCACCCTCAATGTCACTATCATCATCATTGTCCTCCACATTCTCAACTGCATGCTGCTGAAGGACAGGGGTCAGACCAGCAGCTACTCTAAGTGGAATGTTGTCAGTCAGGCTTGAGCACTGAGTACTTGTGGACACCATGTTTTTCTTATCCAATGACACTTGGATCCGCCTTGTCCTCTGTGGAACTTGAAGTGTGGCCTGGCATTTTTTTGATTGGGTCTCTGGTATTGCATTTGTTGATGCAGTGGGTTCAATGGGATGCTCATCATTGGGATCCCCTGGTTCAATTAGGTCAATGGAGTGATCAGGTAAGGTGTTGTTCCCTGAAGGCCGAGGCTCCAATTCTTGAAAAGCTTGACgaaaaatctgaagaaaaaaattctaaattttcagTATAAAGAGTTTCACAACTTATTTAGCACAGCCACTTGcatcgtctcaagccacggGTTTTGTGTCCATTCTATTTCCACAGGGAATAGAATGGACAAAAAAAACCTTGGCTTGAGACGATGAGCCACTTGacgtttaacttttttttattttttataataaaataaattatgtactTAAACATTATGGTAGCCTATAGTAAAAAGAATTATTATAACATCAGGCGCCTGTTTAATTAGATATACTATGTAATTTATAGATTTACGGACTTTGAGTGTGAAATACTGTACTTTATTTTGTGAACAAAAAGTGGGTATCTTTATTTATAAAGGGGTCTGGTTATTTTGAGTTGAAATgagaataaacataatatttttcgtatatatataataataataataatagtaactagatacgatctcgttacgagtaacgagtaggtcttccgttcaatttttaaacgatagcattaaaatatcaatgaaatttcagaattcccctcaaccactccctttcagaaaatgtaaacgattgtcattatcctttaaaatgcttaacaaaaagttttgctttttcttATACAGAACATTAAAGATGTAAGATTTTTGTCCCCTAAAATccataattacgtcatcaatgggtttggaaatgagttctacaaactgatattgttacgatcaataactttgttcctacaatgcattacaaaatctgtatcgtttttaagttatctgtaatagagtttacgacagtcttggcccctaaataaaggggccagtccctttttcttgagttcattcgaaaggtctaacgaattataacattttttgtttttacacttatctagaattgttgttcattttataattacaaatgatagaatattttaggggccagccctctagatccttaatggggacagacattggtgttttgattaatggaatcgattagaatcatcaatacagatattttctcttctacaatgcttaacaaaatatgtcttctTCTCTAGATATAATGCGTCAAAGCTTTAgcactttggcccctaaaaatccctaattacgtaattaatggacgtggcaatgattttttctgatagatattgtaacgatcaacaactttgcttctataatgcattacagaatctttatcgttttttcgTTATCTGTGATAGAGTTTACGAGTTTCTTGGCCCCTAATtcaaggggccagcccctttttcttgagttcattcgcaaggtctcacgaataataacattttttgttctaacacctatctaaaattgtttttcattcttgagatacaaatgactgaatattttaggggccagccctatagatccttaatagGGACAGagattggtgttttgattagtggaagtgattattattattaagacagacattttctcttctacaatacttaagaaaatatgtctccttctctagatatatcgtgacaaagtttaagtaccctggcccctaaaaaaccctaattacgtcataaatgggcgtggcaatgattttttctgatagatattgtaacgatcaacaactttgcttctaaaatgcattacaaaatctttatcatttttaagttatttctaATAAAGTTTACGAGTGTGTTGGCCCCTAAttgaaggggccagccccttttcttgatttcgttgcacaaaatttggagaaaaaaaataataataactagacacgatctcgttacgagtaattTATAGATTTACGGACTTTGAGTGTGAAATACTGTACTTTATTTTGTGAACAAAAAGTGGGTATCTTTATTTATAAAGGGGTCTGGTTATTTTGAGTTGAAATgagaataaacataatatttttcgtatatatataataataataataatagtaactagatacgatctcgttacgagtaacgagtaggtcttccgttcaattttaaacgatacgattaaaatatcaatgaaatttcagaattttctCTCAACCCCTCCtgtttagataatgtatacgattgtcaatatcctttaaaatggttaacaaagtgttttgatttttcacatacagcacattaaatatttaagattttagttcCCTAAAATTCCTAATTATGTCGTCAaagggtgtggcaatgagtttaaCAAACTGAttttgttacgatcaacaactttgcttttataatgcattacaaaatcttgttgtttttaagttatttgtaacagAGTTAACGAGTAgcttgacccctaatttaaggggccagcccctttttcatgatgtctttgaaaaggtcttaagaatgctaacattttttgttcttacacccatctaaaattgttgatcatttttgagatacaactgattgaatattttaggggccagccctctagatccttaacggggacagacattggtgttttgattaatggaatcgattagaatcatcaatacagatattttgTCTTCTataatgcttaacaaaatatgtctccttttctagatatattgcgtcaaagtttaggTACTTTGGCCCCtcaaaatccctaattacgtaataaatgggcgtggcaatgattttacctgatagatattgttacgatcaacaactttgcttctataatgcagtacaaaatctttatcgtatttaagttatttgtaatagagtttaagagtgtcttggcccctaatttaaggggccagcccctatttcttggttttgttggaaagaactttaatttctctaccacttttattatatatgtcttaagaaaatatcaactgataaaaagatacagataaaaaggtatgaaaattttgattcaaaatccGTATCCAtttttcgagcccaggcgagctcctaACCGttgcgccactggcgtaaaaaaactgcattgtgcacaacttcaatctATGGTCTAcgtatcctgaaaatttcatattcatatctctgatagtctttgagtttatgtctgcacaaaattggtcgtaaaaatttgcaaaatcggccgtaaatcggaaccggaagtgacaatttcaaaatttcaaaaaacttctagaattatgtccactggcaatcatctgtgaaaaaatggtcgaaatcggccgaatagttttcgagaaatcgcgtgcacaaaattcgtggaaaaaaataataactagacccgatctcgttgcgagcaacgaagaggtcttccgtccgatttttagaatatggaatgaccttactcttgacCTTCATCAGCGAAACGTatccggaaaaggaggcgggatctatgagtaatgggtgaaagactatctatccctctggtgtcccttatttgagggatcagctcctattcattaattttaatcaaaaggtatttttgtgtaccactaataagtatttagaaattggttaccgtttttgagatatctggaaaaaatcgttttgatatccggtccttatactccttttagggtccagataaaaacaatatatggttgtacattgttaagctcaatatttttagtatcttttgttaaatattgctttccaaagttttcctccattttgagatattgagcatcaaagccttagacttctggccccttaaaatccctaattacgtaacataagagtaaatgattgccatgtacaggtacattacattagaatgaacataattgcttctatatcgtatcacaaaatatttaacagtaaaacgttatcattaaaatactttagagccccctcagccccttattagaAGGACCAGcacctttttcatgatttcaaatgaaagctcttgtcaattcaaacactttttgttcaacaagtaattacaaattttgtacgttCTTGAGATATTTTGAGAGGGTCGTGTTAGGGGCcaaccctgtaactccttttagggaccgcataacaaagaaattatagttgattattgttaagctcaatattttgagcatcttttgttcaatattgcttatccaaatgtttcttcattttgagatattaagcattaaagttttggacttctggccccttaaaatccctaattacgtaacataggagtaaatgattgccatgtataggtaaataaccttagaatgaacataattgcttctataacgcatgaaaaaatatttcacggtaaaaggttatcattaaaagactttagagccccctcagcccctaatttgaagggccagccccttttttatgatttcaaatgaaagctcttgtcaattcaaacacattttgttcaaaaagtgtttacaaattttgtaccgttctcgagatatctggagagggtcgttttaggggccgaccctgtaactccttttagggaccgcataacaaggaaattatggtttcagattgttaagctcaatattttgagcatcttctgttcaatattgcttatccaaatgtttctttattttgagatattgaacatcaaagttttggacttctggccccttaaaatccctaattacgtaacataggagtaaatgattgccatgattAGGTTAATAacctaagaataaacataattgcttctataacgcatcacaaaatatttcacggtaaaaagttatcattaaaagactttagagcccccccagcccctaatttgaagggccagcccctttttcatgatctgaaatgaaagctcttgatttaattaagtttttttgttatacatgttttaacaaaatgctttcaagaaaagagatatttaaagaaaacaaagaaaaatcatgacgctttttttatcttaattttcaagctcgggcgagcttcggcgctctttgagataaagatgataaatgaccattagacactatttcagtctttcgtctatcagccctgaaaagttcaacatcatatctttaatagtaaaagaggagttctccacacaaaatacccatataaaaactgataaatccacgatatctcaagacaggaagtgacgtcatcaacaaaaaaattttccaacaaggttcagaccaatacctatcagaactgaaaatttgacgtaaatcggttgagccgtttccgagaaatcgcgtgcacaaaatcggtaagaaaaaaaataataataactagattcgatctcgttgcgagcaacgagtgggtcttccgtccaatttttgaatagataagattaaacttatcaattcaaagataaaatcgtagatctaagcgaaaaaaaaaaaaattgcggcactcgaggcttgaacccgggtcgcctgggccatgtccacgactataacgactgagctactcggactccgcttcagaactttgacgcttaaattctcgagaatgccttgatcgattttaaaactaattacatattcctaatcagtaaaagggtcactataaggtgtaaaaatttcaaagaaaaatattaaaaaataaaaaagtcgaaaaattcaatttttcaaatttccttccggtgacgaccggaagtgacggcggacattctcttgaccgaggtacattagaaaaacggtagatctatcatctctgaaaatttcagctctatatctttgctcgtttttgagaaacccgacagacaaaattgactttttaaaatcgttaacggacgataacttccgaccggaagtgtattttcaaaaaaataaaaattatatatcaggtttagataaaaacacgtttatattgaaaatttgagcgaaatcgacccagccatctccgagaaatcgtctgcacaaaatcggtaagaaaaaaaaagaataataataagaactagagcaaagctcgttgcaaagcaacgagtgggttttccgctaatgtcgaaagcaacgctagaagtacgtctaagaagcagagttcttaatctagtaacaaagaaacgtaagtacaaaaagataaaaaaaatcgaatgattcttggtacaacttaacatgatccgaatgtttttaagtacgacttaaccaaaaacccttaactatttcaagaacgacttaacaaaaaaaacaatgtgtttaagtacgacttaacaaatttgacttcattttaagtacaagtttactttaccttgaactaacatcttttttcttaacccagaatgcaaaattaaaatttatgtaaaaaatcaattttgtttaaaacataattctgagcaatttttcctcttcactgcttttcaaaaggttgacctttcatactgtgtgctcgttgcgtcattaattgtcagaaacttatcgatgtaaagtttactttactgtacttctgtgaatattttctatgtaaaattactatgaaccagacaacattgaaatggtgaacatttcaaagggccccacttatgttatttcagagaattctgctttgaccttgacctataacttgaaatttttccagctggcatagaacttttaattcaatttcattccccctaacatacatgcatttttgttcaatctgaccaagattaagaatatttgaaaaataatctactatctaaaactaattttaaaaagatctgctatgaccttcacattgacagacttggttcaaggtcactgcacgccattaaccaataaactctgtaaaggtaaaatattagccaaataggggctaaaaggagagtatatctatgctcttaaaatatggatttttgtgtgatctgatatgaccttgactcttcatctacaaatatcattcgaggtcattgcatatattttgaacaaaggcatcatgtgggtgaagtatgaggctgaatggagcaaagggagagaagatatactccggacaaggatttttaaaaatataattctggtatgaccttcacagtttcttttcactgaaaataggttcaaggtcactacacaccctttcaccctttactcaaaagctctgcttatgtgaagtctgagccaaataggggttagtagaaattatatatgctctcaaaaaaggatttttgcacgatccgatatgatcttcacccgttacctagaaatttcatgcaaggtcactgcacatcgtttaaccatagagacactctgcgagtattagccagattggaccaaagggaaaaaagatatgccccagacaaggattttatatatataattctgctatgaccttaaccttatacctaaaaacatggttcaaggtcactgcacatccttcaaccaaagcaaccctgtggatgaggtatgagccagattgggccaaggggagagaagctatgctcctgtcaagccatctcggatggacagacggacaaattgatcactagaaggcgcccgcataaacatgcctttttatctaattcaaaatagtatccatgctatctgcccatggtgaatagtcatcaaaaccattcatcagcagaatttgatttccctcctttttaaggtggtatgggacat encodes the following:
- the LOC128169385 gene encoding uncharacterized protein LOC128169385 — translated: MELSSGKILDFQLAQSNEVPGSTHMELEGLKRGLKHLEDAGLHIENLVTDRHGMMKKYMREDHQDKNHFFDVYHVAKGISKKLETASKKRDCGNIRPWIKSSVNHCYWVAASCGGDSELKVQKWSSLVQHVSNQHEHCEHELLNEERLWLKEGSRAHKLFREVVESRYLTRDVGKLSPLHQTYGLEMYHSVVNSFAPKSTHFFYPAMMARYVSMIISSKII
- the LOC128169386 gene encoding uncharacterized protein LOC128169386 encodes the protein MVSTSTQCSSLTDNIPLRVAAGLTPVLQQHAVENVEDNDDDSDIEGGDIEGSDEDPDFDLDSEYPESDSSDEEDEEFQLSTDITPEEERQFLVSEVKLAKLLQNCRVCGSTCHTVVNGVCGTMISTSSVCPNGHSSTWESQRCHHGMPWANLLVAGAIVFSGANASKSLRLFRHLNLQMMSMSTFSRLQASYVVPASIFTWDFHQQTLLAEYQGRSLTLGGDERCDSPGFSA